The nucleotide sequence TGTAATGGAGTCTGTCTTTATGGTACACTTTTCTGAGTTGAAAACTAGACCATTCTCAGCTGCAACTTTGAAGAGGTTGTGGATGACCTTGTCATGTTCTTCGTTGGTCTTTGCGTAGACAGCAACGTCGTCGGCGATGCCAACTGTCCCGTCCACTTGCTCCAGGATCTGGTCCATCTTCAGCTGGAAGATGTCTTGTGACACGGACAGTCCAAAGGGTAAACGCTTGAAGCAGTACCTGCCGAAGGGTGACTGGAAAGTTGTCAGCAGTTGAGAGTCAGGATGTAGCTGCACTGACCAGTATCCGGACTTGGCATCCAGTTTTGAAAAAACTTTGGCGCCTTGGAACTTGTGTGTGAGCTCTTCAACAGTCGGGGTTTTATGGTGTGGTCTCTTCAGGGCTTTGTTTAGATGCCTGGGATCGAGGCACACTCTCAGTTCTCCTCCCTTCTTGTGTGAGTAGGCGAGGCTGGACACCCAGTCTGTTGGGTCTGTGACTCGCTTGATGACTCCACTCTCTTCCATCTTGTCGAGCTCGTTCTTGATGGAGTCTTTGAGGGCAATCGGAGTTTTCCTTGGCGGGTCAATGTGGGTAGGCACATCTGGATCCACGACGAGTTTAGCTTCTCCTGGGAGGTCTCCAATCCTGTCGAACTGTTGTGGGTATCGACGCATCAGATCCTTGGTGGAACTGATTGGCTCAGACCTTTCTGTGTCAATGCTACAATGGAGAGTGACAACCTTGAGTTGTTCGCATGTTGGCAGGCCCATGACTGCAGGTCCTGTGACGTCTACAATGTGGAACTGTGCTTCTTTCCATGACGAATCTCTGAACTTGCATGGGAAGCTGAAGATTCCATGACATGGTATTGTTGTGCCATTGTATGCCGTCAGACGTACAGATTTTGCTTTGTCTGCAATTTCGCTTGTTGGCATCTCGTCTTCTCGCAGGTGGTCAGGGAACATCTGCCGGAATGTACGTAAGGGTAGAGTATTTCCCTGAGCTCCAGTGTCCACTTTCAGATTGAGATTGTGGATCCCTGGTCGGCTGGTCAGCTTGACGTTGAGCTGTACGAAAGCCTCGTCTCTTCTTGTGATGGACGATATCTTCACATTGTTGAAGGACAGCATGTCAAAGTGGTCTTCTACGTCTGTGGATGCTTGAACATCATGCACAGCTCTGCGGCTGTCATGATGTGCTCCACGTCCTTGGTCACCTCTGGTGTTCTGGTTCCTCTGGCtctgttgtttttgatttgAACCTGTGGCAGAGGACCGACACACCTTGGCCCAGTGGTTTTCTTTCCCGCATGATCTGCACTGGGATCCATAGGCAGGACATTTTCTGGGCTCATGTGAACGTCCGCAGTTCTTGCATCTGCTTGTCTGAAGGCTGTGGACATGTGTGCTGGGAAGTCTCATATCCTGGAGTTGCTGTACGTGGCAGGCTGTGGCTTCAAAAGTCCTGCCTATTTGCACGGCGTTCTCCAGTTTCAGCCCTTTTTTCTGGCTGAGGAGGTTTTTCTGGTAGTCTGCGTCAGTTGTATTGGCAATGATTAATTCAATAATGCGCTCGTTGGTTTCTTCTGTTGAGAAATCGCATTTGATCGCTTGCAGTTTACACTTGTTGACGAAATTGTCCAAGGATTCCGATGGGCCTTGTCGAAATGCCATTAACTTCAGGCGTGCAACCCGAAAGTTTTCTGAGGGTTCCAGCTGCTCTCTGAAGCGCTTGAGGATGGCAGCTGGGGTCTGCTCGTCGTCATCCGTCAAGGTCCAGGAGTTATATCTCCTGAGCCCTTCTTCTCCGACCTGAAGGAGGATGTGGGTTGTCTGTTCCGCTGTGGGAACTTTCTTGGCTTTGAAATATAGTTCAATTCTCTGCGAGAATAGTTTGAAAGATTCTGCAGGGTTGTCCGTGGTCCAGTCCATTTTGGGCGCATGTTCCATTTTGAGATGCTTTCCGTAGGACTGCTACCTTATGGAAAGGGTTTTTGGCTCTCTTTGTCTTACTCTGTTTCAAATGTAGCACCTTTATTGCACTAATGTTCAAGCACACAACATGCACCAGTCCTCACATCACTTTCAGAGCAAATATGAGGGGTCTGACACAGTTAGGTACTATAAACATCAAGGCAGGGTGTATAGAATTAAGCTGATCGCGGGATGCGATAACGATAGTTCCAATTGAAACAAAAGGTTTGACACTTACTttaaagtctttgtttttttccgCTGCCACCATGTAATGATATGATGTATGTGTAGtatgacactcacacacatagacaacaCTGTGAAGGCGTGTATAGTAATGATTACACTGTATTGAATATAAGACTAAAAGGTAAGGTTAAACACAAGCACAAAGTAGAGAGTACTGAAGCAAGAGACTGTTCACTGTGATAGCTGAATGCAGACTGCTGCAGAAGGCAGGGATAAAACTGAGGCTGGCTGTGTGGCCAGGCAGTATGGATAACCATGACTAGTGAGCATGCAGATATCACTACACGGACCTTCACTAAATACCATGTACAACTCTAAAGCCTCTACTCACCGACTTGTATAGAAACCACCAAAAGGAGACCATGACTTTGTTTTGCAACTGTAAGACTTACTGTCTGATAGTGATACCATTAATTGACTATTGAAAGCAAAATTTCAGCGATTGCAAATATGCAATATTTCTGGCGATGACAGTTTAACATTTAAGTTTTAACAAACCCTAATTTGAGAGAACTTTTGGCCGTCCAGATTTAAGACTGGGATTTTTCCTCAGACAGTTTTATAAATACTCAGCAGACATATATATCTAATAAAGCTTGATAAAAGGTATGGACATTTTACTGGAATAACACCTTAAACAAGAGGCggagccttcaaggctcacgtaagaaatcgacaaacagtaacacaaactcaatcactccgtcacacatacatacacacacacagtaagcataggtgacactgtgcaagagtgcgagacactagatctagatctgtctgtctgtagcctacttacagggacacgactgccagatggccagatcgacactgcgctttcgacagcgcttcctcacgcagacactggaaacacgctgtgcagattaacctgtaggaaatctcctttggtatcttctttatctatttttctggagctacgaaaccgaacaatgtgaaatcgtcttctccgaatcggcgaactgcagctcggtgataactgtatatatataccacaatccttcacgcgatctgacctaaccttgacccctgacctggtctacataccacacacgacacaaaccagtcacctgtttttacccccgttttctttggatacacactttaactacatacgtgccgacgaaatgttgatcattgcttcaatattttgaagctgttgcttggataacaaccaggtaaaattactatttcggtgtttagtcaaatgttaaagtttctatcacacacatacacacacacacacacacgcgcacagacagacaaagtttagcatcgcataggctacatacttacgtgagccaaaaaacgaATTAagaatacgagagagagagagagagtttaccTGAAGAGATTCAATCGTTGTCTGTATAAACTCGGGTGCTCTCTTGCCCTTTGTGCTTTTCCCTTTTGACCTGGGAGTCCTAGTGACAAATTGATCCATCCGTCTCTCAATAGTACAGTTTTACGAGCCGCTGTAGATTTCACTTTGCTTTTCCTTTTATGCCGGAAGTAAATGGTCTCGAACAAATGTGTCTCCTTTATTAGAAACTACCATCTATTTACTGCAAAAGCAccgaaaaaacacacaactatTCTCTTGTAGCTGTTCGGGAAGGAAATCTGATGCATGCCGCAAATGTGAGAGTTTGACTAATAAATCTGTAGCAACTGATATAGGTAAATCAAGGGGGAGTGGATTTTATTCTCCCATTGCATGATGAAAATTACATTTTTGTCAAGTACCAATTTATCATATAATATGCACGGCATGCAGGTTAGATAAGCCTTTTGCCTGTTATATGATTTAATCTGTAGTTGTGGCTTTTggtattgtttctttttttctgtttgcttTAAGTTTTTCTGGCATGCTTTCTGTTAAATTAAAGGTTTTAATCAACCTCAACCATAAATTGTTTCCAATGTTTATCCAGAGAATTTAAAGGTATTGAGTGTTCCTGATGTGACAACATTAGCTTATTCCAACTCTGTAcaagtggaaccccctttttaagacctccaaaaatcaggtcttcaaaatgaggaagtcttaaaatgggggtaattttacagaggtcatgaacagaaagtctgaacaaacaaagtctttaaaaggagggagtcataaATTGGGGTCCATAATAGCCAGGAAACTGTTGCTGAGTTAGCCAGGTGAATGTAAAGAATAGTCTGAATAAGAGGTTGAACATCTTTTTTTGTGGCTCTTTATCATTTAATTTCATTTGTGCAACATACTTAATCTGGCTCTGAATAATACATTGTTGAAGCCTAATAAGGCTAAACACACAattgggggatgggggggggggggggggggggaaggattATTCTCGTGTCCTCCCTGACTAAGGTTTTAGTGATCTTATTCCAGTCAGTCACTGTATGATAGAAAAATGGGTTTCTAGACTGGTCAAtaagtgtgtttgtgcatgcgtgtaCAGCATGTATATTTGTGCTATTTCACTCCACTAAGTGTACTCCACGCTGACACCCAGTCAAGATTCAGCTGAGAAcaagaggcagacaaacaaggGACATTACATACTCATGCTACTGACTCAAAAGAGAGTTCAACACTTTATCAGATTTATTTATCAGAATTTCGCAAGTTTTCATCATAACACACATAACTCTCCATCTCGCACACCCTGTAAATTACAGATCTGTGTATTTTCCTAAAATTTAATACAGACTTTTAAAGTAGTTTTCAACATAACGTAAACAAAGATTTACACAGATCCCAAGATATTTTGAAGTTAGCAGACTCTGTATATCAGCCTGGTGGACAAAAGACACTCAGtaacttctttcttctttggtcGCGTTCCCGACACTCAGTAACAAAATACAGTTCAATATCTGTTCTGATCACACAAAACTTCAAACAACAGAGTGAATCTAAGATGCAAAGTGAAGAGATGAAACAAACGCAACCCTAACAATGTCCATACAGCCTACATTCATCCGCACACACTCCTTGACTTGTACGTCTCTCACCGCACACACATTTTCATCCCATCAAACACATTAAAGTGACACACTTAATGAGAGGAGGGTGAGTTTAAGACGGTGGTGGTGGCTTGACAAATCCCAGGTCCTCCACTCCATTTGTACCAACCACTCTCACTTTGAACTGGGGGTTGTCCACCAAAAACCTCTTCTGaatctgaaaaaaacccacagaacATCATGTAACAGCTGAaagttaaagccatatgtactcgatgactatacacgctaattgctttaccaacagctggagacgtgctaaattaagttccctgcaaaatattgtggtctaggaccccttcaatgttgagatatgttaattttcattttgatctggatcgtcctatttatagatttggcaacacatgcgctgttgacgcaagggagagaactccgtgtcgttgttgacatcctcactttttcagaggctagaacaagctgaaatgcacgtatatggtccgcgcatgacgacatatcgtcattaaatggtcttatggtgcgtttgacatcgattgtgggcaaactatactttgtaaacacgggagtaaATTAGTAAGCCTTtaagaaccacacacacacacacacctacacacacactttcagacAAAATATGGAGTCATATCTAAAACTCTTGAACAAAATGGGACCAAAGTATTTCTGTGCACACTGCTAGGCATACAAAACTGTTTTAAGGACTGACATCACCACTAACGTCAGAGGTAATAAATGCTATAAAGGCTGTATGTCATTCGCCACATGTGCTGGAAAATGACAAATGCAAATTTGCATCCCTTATCATCCGAGTTAATTTTGTTTGAAAACTTACCTCAGTGAGACACATTTTCAGCAATGCCATGGCTTCATCTCTTGTCATATCTGttcaagacacacacaaacatgtaaaACTTTACACAAGCAAGCACACAAGCTGTCGCAACACAATTCAGTTTCAGGCAATAGGAAGTCAGTACCCAAGGTTCTTGCCTCATGTGAAAATAAATGTTATGCAATCTCCTATACATTCTGTGAACACCATTGaccaaagaaggagaagaagaacaacaaggaGGACGAGAAAAAGAAGAATCCATGACATGTATGTGACAAGAGTATTAGTATTTCAGTTGCTCTGTTTAACGGCTAAAACATAGTTTCTAAGCTTTAGCGTAATTCTCTCTTTGCCCACGCTTAATTGGGCAATGCCACATGTGGCTTAAAACAAAGATAACGTTAAACATGAGTGGCTTAAAACCCAATTTATATGTGACACAGTAAGatttgagaaaaaaagaggaaaggCAAATAAAAGCCTACCCTTCTTGTAATGCCTGTCCATAATGGAGAGCGTGAACATGCCACCGTAGCCATGCACAGCGAAGGGAACCTTGATCATGGATGCCAGGTAGTCGAGGAAAAACAAGGCTGGCCCATCCTCATCAATACCAGCTATCAGCATGTTCACATGCTTTGGTCGCTGAAAACACAAATTAGCGTATGTATGAACATCATGTACGTGTATGACTCAATTACTGTATTCGGGATGTGCACAAACAGAAACGAGGGTGTGCATAAGCTTTCAAGCACAACATTCATATAGAACAGTCACAAAGGTGAAACATCTATACAATTAAAAAGTGTTGTTCTTTGTGCTTTTTGTAGGTATATTTACAAACTGCACGAATTCAGCAGGTCATCTAAAACGTGAAGAGTTCCTGCAAAAACATATGGCTAAAAGGGACAAGTTTGTGGAAAAACATTGCCtgagcacacaaaaaaagactacaaaaatgaaatttattttacaaacTAAACAAAGTATACATACCTGGCTTCTCAGTGCATCAGCCATATTTCTGCGGGTGAAGTTAGCTGCTGCGTTTGCTGACAGTTCATAGcctgaaaagagaaaaaaaacttttcAGATAATTTCCCTTGACAGAATAATAT is from Littorina saxatilis isolate snail1 linkage group LG5, US_GU_Lsax_2.0, whole genome shotgun sequence and encodes:
- the LOC138967579 gene encoding proteasome subunit beta type-2-like — its product is MECLIGIQGKDFILLASDSVSARSIVKMKSDHDKMFELSDKLVMAVSGEPGDTVQFSEYISKNIQLYKMRNGYELSANAAANFTRRNMADALRSQRPKHVNMLIAGIDEDGPALFFLDYLASMIKVPFAVHGYGGMFTLSIMDRHYKKDMTRDEAMALLKMCLTEIQKRFLVDNPQFKVRVVGTNGVEDLGFVKPPPPS